One genomic segment of Echeneis naucrates chromosome 18, fEcheNa1.1, whole genome shotgun sequence includes these proteins:
- the LOC115058960 gene encoding prostaglandin reductase 1, with product MVQAKVWILTKHFEGFPKDSDFELKVEELPEPKHGEVLLEAVFLSVDPYMRPFSRVRMKEGDAMIGTQVAKVIQSNNPAFPVGSHVVGRCGWRTHTVSDGTDLIPIMPEWPQDISLSLALGTVGMPGLTALYGIEEVLGLQKGETLLVNAAAGAVGSVVGQIAKIKGCKVVGSAGTDAKVAYLKELGFDVAFNYKTVGSLEEALKKASPEGYDCFFENVGGYFSTVALPQMKNFGRIAVCGSISVYNDSTPQTGPYPHLTMIFKQLKMEGFMQSRWEHKHPESLKRLMGWLKEGKLKKREHVTKGFENMPAAFMGMLQGDNIGKAIVAV from the exons ATGGTCCAGGCTAAGGTGTGGATCCTCACCAAGCATTTTGAGGGCTTCCCGAAGGACAGCGACTTTGAGCTGAAGGTAGAGGAGCTTCCAGAGCCCAAACATGGAG AGGTGCTTTTGGAGGCAGTGTTTCTGAGCGTCGACCCGTACATGAG GCCGTTCAGCAGGGTTCGGATGAAAGAAGGCGATGCAATGATTGGAACTCAAGTGGCCAA AGTGATACAAAGCAATAATCCAGCATTTCCCGTGGGAAGCCATGTTGTCGGACGTTGTGGCTGGAGAACCCACACGGTCAGTGATGGGACAGACCTCATTCCCATCATGCCTGAGTGGCCTCAAGACATCTCGCTGTCGCTGGCTCTGGGTACAGTCGGCATGCCAGG ACTTACAGCATTGTATGGGATCGAGGAGGTCTTGGGACTCCAGAAAGGTGAAACTCTTCTGGTTAATGCTGCAGCTGGGGCAGTGGGCTCTGTGGTGGGACAGATTGCCAAGATCAAGGGTTGCAAGGTGGTGGGTTCAGCAGGGACTGATGCAAAGGTGGCCTACCTTAAAGAGCTGGGCTTCGATGTGGCCTTCAACTACAAGACTGTAGGATCCCTGGAGGAGGCACTGAAGAAGGCCTCTCCAGAGGGCTACGACTGTTTCTTTGAAAAT GTGGGAGGATATTTTTCAACTGTTGCCTTGCCTCAGATGAAGAACTTTGGAAGAATAGCTGTGTGCGGCAGTATTTCTGTGTACAATGACAGCACACCTCAAACAG GCCCATACCCTCATCTGACCATGATCTTCAAGCAACTTAAGATGGAGGGCTTCATGCAGAGCAGATGGGAACACAAGCACCCTGAATCCCTGAAGAGGCTGATGGGATGGCTGAAGGAG GGAAAACTGAAGAAACGAGAGCACGTCACAAAAGGCTTTGAAAACATGCCAGCTGCTTTCATGGGGATGCTGCAAGGAGACAACATTGGCAAGGCTATCGTCGCGGTGTGA
- the haus3 gene encoding HAUS augmin-like complex subunit 3, with protein MLDGNNFVEALGRLGYPDASSLKASEFDWLFGCAPENHHFLRFVCRTLNQSNVVMTEEARAFQELQKSGKPILDEAALGEVLKTIGPSDGNILGPSSSSSSVFAAESDVTIEDLEAELQALRKEKELKQRRYNKLQVAVTARADIDLRLNAELESAAHKLKEVSSFIGGENADNNTVLQNLTDEIGKLASYLPDKPETKQNAAGEPIAPSISKRPTVLFSQLSMDAYLHQEERNTKTLAAFTQKQFFQGITDIVETSCSERFQVLDLSSCEDEEEQEGEKGMVERRRTEMARLQWAHIVTQHQLMQAMAEEESLKAGLDFLSENSSHTKSISTSSSLHVREVVSRKELQAVKAEVEALLHGPVPTALRESARLLNVPVVRGDLDLQLARQDYYTSRQDQIRDYLLRQKASFDLVLLAQEMELRRWRTCLKQLGEVTNRMVKEGEETTLRIESMAYPDLAINPRPSPIISCKDAAFSRLHQILDHDSDHGRSEPFRTYEALSQAACDLGSNLQVTREAVAGAGCEQCYTAATLNGDCEVLHRAIYTEFQQLVLGPQVYPTATTDQELLCPSARELTGKLVEAESQLQALQHVMQEIMGEVKAKRSQLERNALLRRERQLYIYFHLDACLLQKIVEDLESKMAVKKGQR; from the exons ATGTTAGACGGTAACAACTTTGTGGAGGCGCTGGGCCGTCTGGGATATCCTGATGCATCATCCCTCAAGGCCTCAGAGTTTGACTGGCTGTTTGGCTGTGCTCCGGAGAACCATCACTTTTTGCGTTTTGTCTGTCGGACTCTCAACCAGAGCAATGTTGTTATGACGGAAGAGGCTCGAGCTTTTCAGGAACTACAAAAGTCTGGCAAACCAATACTGGATGAAGCAGCCTTGGGCGAGGTCCTAAAAACAATTGGCCCCTCAGATGGAAACATCTTAGGgccttcttcatcttcatcctctgtGTTTGCAGCAGAGTCAGATGTCACAATAGAGGATTTGGAGGCAGAGCTCCAAGCACTGCGTAAAGAGAAGGAGCTGAAGCAGCGACGCTATAACAAGTTACAAGTTGCGGTCACTGCCCGTGCAGATATTGACCTGCGACTCAATGCTGAGCTGGAAAGTGCTGCACATAAGCTAAAGGAGGTCAGTAGCTTTATTGGAGGTGAAAACGCTGACAACAACACTGTATTACAAAACCTAACAGATGAAATTGGCAAACTTGCTTCATATCTACCTGATAAGccagaaaccaaacaaaatgcAGCAGGGGAGCCTATTGCTCCGTCTATCTCCAAAAGGCCCACAGTCCTCTTCTCTCAGCTCTCCATGGATGCCTACTTGCATCAGGAAGAACGCAACACCAAAACACTCGCCGCCTTCACTCAGAAGCAATTCTTCCAAGGCATTACTGACATTGTTGAGACTTCTTGCTCTGAGCGCTTCCAGGTCCTCGACCTCAGTTCttgtgaagatgaggaggaacaAGAGGGGGAGAAGGGAATGGTGGAACGTAGGAGGACGGAGATGGCCCGACTTCAGTGGGCTCATATTGTGACCCAACACCAACTGATGCAAGCcatggcagaggaggagagtctCAAGGCTGGATTGGATTTTCTGTCAGAGAACTCGTCTCATACCAAG AGCATTTCAACCTCCTCTTCCCTGCATGTGCGTGAAGTTGTGTCCAGGAAGGAGCTGCAGGCTGTGAAGGCTGAGGTGGAGGCTCTGCTTCATGGACCAGTACCCACTGCCCTTAGGGAGTCAGCCAGGCTTCTTAATGTTCCAGTCGTGAGAGGAGACCTTGATCTGCAGCTGGCCAGGCAGGACTATTACACCTCCAGACAGGATCAG ATTCGTGACTATCTGCTCCGGCAGAAGGCATCCTTTGACCTAGTCCTCCTAGCTCAGGAGATGGAgttgaggaggtggaggacctGTTTGAAGCAGCTGGGAGAAGTAACCAACAGGATGGTAAAGGAGGGTGAAGAAACAACCCTCAGGATTGAGTCCATGGCATACCCTGATCTGGCTATTAACCCCAGGCCCAGCCCTATCATTAGCTGCAAGGATGCTGCCTTCAGCAG ACTCCATCAGATCCTCGACCATGATTCAGATCATGGTCGGTCAGAGCCTTTTCGTACATATGAAGCGCTGAGCCAGGCTGCCTGTGACTTGGGCAGCAACCTCCAGGTGACCCGTGAGGCTGTAGCCGGTGCTGGCTGTGAACAGTGCTACACAGCTGCTACACTCAATGGTGACTGTGAGGTGCTCCACAGGGCCATATACACAGAGTTTCAGCAGCTGGTCTTAGGGCCTCAGGTATATCCAACAGCCACAACTGACCAGGAACTACTCTGTCCCAGTGCACGG GAGCTGACAGGGAAACTTGTGGAAGCAGAGTCTCAGTTGCAGGCTTTGCAGCATGTAATGCAGGAAATCATGGGGGAGGTTAAAGCCAAGCGTTCTCAGCTGGAGCGCAATGCCCTCCTCAGGCGGGAGAGACAATTATACATCTATTTTCACTTAGATGCCTGCCTGTTGCAGAAAATAGTGGAAGATCTGGAGAGCAAAATGGCAGTGAAGAAAGGGCAGCGATAG